The proteins below come from a single Pedobacter sp. MC2016-14 genomic window:
- a CDS encoding RNA polymerase sigma-70 factor: MSEQQDEQHWTRSFQNGDDNALAHFFKLHNKSLCYFAKRMVQDDEEAEDIVADCFLKLWERRQSFENATNIKSFLFISCRNASLDYLKHLKVKTVAQQTYFSQLSQSEDNILYTIMEAEFLEILSQEIELLPEKCKQIFKLIYFEGKKTDEIALELDLSVQTVRNQKTRAVELLRTVFLKKGMSNAFAIALMLFAGKN; the protein is encoded by the coding sequence ATGAGCGAGCAGCAGGATGAACAGCATTGGACCCGGTCTTTCCAAAATGGAGACGATAATGCCTTAGCTCATTTCTTTAAACTTCACAACAAATCCCTTTGCTACTTTGCCAAACGTATGGTTCAGGATGACGAAGAGGCAGAAGACATCGTAGCCGACTGTTTTTTAAAACTCTGGGAACGCAGGCAAAGCTTTGAAAACGCCACAAACATCAAGTCATTTCTATTCATCAGTTGTCGTAATGCCAGTCTGGATTATCTTAAGCACTTAAAGGTAAAAACTGTTGCTCAACAAACCTATTTTAGCCAGTTGAGTCAAAGCGAAGACAACATTTTATATACCATTATGGAAGCAGAATTTTTGGAAATATTAAGCCAGGAAATTGAATTGCTCCCCGAAAAGTGTAAACAGATTTTCAAACTGATTTATTTTGAAGGAAAAAAAACCGATGAAATAGCTTTAGAACTGGATCTTTCTGTACAAACGGTACGTAATCAAAAGACAAGGGCTGTGGAACTTTTAAGGACTGTCTTTCTTAAAAAAGGAATGTCTAATGCTTTTGCTATCGCTTTAATGCTGTTTGCCGGTAAAAATTAA